The following coding sequences are from one Paenibacillus stellifer window:
- a CDS encoding PLP-dependent aminotransferase family protein, with the protein MKEIMEPWMLDPDTPIYIQISDHFKNEIGSGRLSSGSRLPSVRHLAEHLGVSMTPVEWAYRQLVAEGFIESRPRVGYLASEIPQPYNASALPKISREEEAAHASRIRPEREYLYDFHLSRNDFSLFPLHTWRHLETRILKQEGERLLFYGDPQGEWGLRCEVAAYLKQYRGVVCGPEQVVIGSEQFLLMSCLAHILKPIEQHIAAENPVYPLLPGTFRELGFDVSPIPLDKDGISMSSLEASGARLVGVSPSHHFPSTLMMPIRSRMELLAWAERKGGYIIEDDYSGEFRYFGRPIPSLQGLGPERVVYIGGFSQTLAPAVCVHYLVLPLPLIERYKELYRRVLFEQSSSRLHQRTLEKFIAEGHLTKHIRKLRRIYKAKYEAIVQAAGQHFGDKAEIVGEGAGFHILLRVRCAQPVSRLIAAAEQAGVHVASTAYTWLDPSEKPEGIHEIIAGFAGIPLELIDPGMKALREAWDPLI; encoded by the coding sequence TTGAAGGAGATCATGGAGCCGTGGATGCTGGACCCGGACACGCCTATATATATCCAGATCAGCGATCATTTCAAGAACGAGATCGGCAGCGGCCGTCTGTCATCCGGGAGCAGGCTGCCTTCGGTGCGCCATCTCGCTGAGCATCTTGGCGTCAGCATGACGCCCGTCGAATGGGCTTACCGCCAGCTCGTCGCGGAAGGCTTCATTGAAAGCCGGCCTCGAGTAGGGTATCTGGCATCAGAAATCCCCCAGCCTTACAACGCTTCCGCTCTGCCGAAGATCAGCCGGGAAGAGGAGGCGGCTCATGCTAGTCGCATACGGCCCGAACGGGAGTATTTGTACGACTTTCATCTGTCGCGGAATGATTTCAGTCTTTTTCCCCTCCATACCTGGAGGCATCTGGAGACTCGTATCCTGAAGCAGGAGGGAGAGCGGCTGCTGTTCTATGGCGATCCCCAGGGCGAGTGGGGGCTTCGCTGTGAAGTCGCCGCCTATCTCAAGCAATACCGCGGTGTCGTCTGTGGCCCCGAGCAGGTGGTGATCGGTTCCGAACAGTTTCTGCTGATGTCCTGCCTGGCTCACATTCTGAAGCCGATAGAGCAGCACATTGCCGCCGAGAATCCGGTCTATCCGCTGCTGCCTGGAACCTTCAGGGAGCTTGGCTTCGATGTCTCGCCCATTCCCTTGGATAAGGACGGGATCAGCATGTCTTCCCTGGAGGCTTCCGGAGCCAGGCTCGTCGGTGTCTCGCCTTCGCATCACTTTCCTTCCACGCTAATGATGCCGATCCGCAGCCGAATGGAACTGCTGGCATGGGCTGAGCGGAAGGGGGGCTATATTATCGAGGATGACTACAGTGGCGAGTTCCGGTACTTTGGAAGACCGATTCCGTCATTGCAGGGACTGGGACCAGAGAGGGTCGTATACATCGGAGGATTCTCCCAGACGCTTGCTCCAGCGGTATGCGTGCATTACTTGGTTCTGCCTCTGCCTCTGATTGAGCGATACAAAGAACTATATCGGCGCGTGCTGTTCGAGCAATCTTCCTCACGGCTGCATCAACGGACACTTGAGAAATTTATTGCCGAGGGTCATCTAACCAAGCACATTCGAAAGCTGCGAAGGATTTACAAGGCAAAATACGAGGCGATCGTCCAGGCGGCAGGGCAGCATTTTGGAGACAAAGCTGAGATTGTCGGAGAGGGCGCAGGCTTTCATATTCTCCTTAGAGTCCGCTGCGCACAACCCGTGAGCAGGCTGATCGCCGCTGCGGAGCAGGCCGGGGTGCATGTTGCCTCAACAGCCTATACCTGGCTGGACCCAAGCGAGAAGCCGGAGGGTATTCACGAGATTATTGCCGGATTCGCCGGAATTCCGCTGGAATTGATTGATCCGGGAATGAAGGCGCTGCGGGAAGCCTGGGACCCCTTGATCTGA
- a CDS encoding GNAT family N-acetyltransferase: MNHLDQALPPVRLLEGEQVYLRPISLEDTELYFRTLFDPETRRLTGTARSFNREFIAGYIERKSQDQSGLLLLIALRENDNVIGDIALQDMDALSRSANIRIAINDAEHQGKGYGSEALRLMLDYGFGICNLHRIELNVYAYNERAQRCYENVGFRQEGVQRDVLFYNHQYHDSILMSMLEDEYRERYLKPQ, encoded by the coding sequence ATGAATCATTTGGACCAAGCTTTACCGCCGGTCAGGCTGCTTGAAGGAGAACAGGTCTACCTGCGTCCGATCAGTCTTGAAGATACCGAGCTCTATTTCCGCACGCTGTTTGACCCCGAGACCCGGCGGTTAACGGGAACGGCGCGCAGCTTCAATAGAGAATTCATCGCCGGCTATATTGAGCGCAAATCGCAGGATCAGAGCGGTCTGTTGCTGCTGATTGCGCTGCGTGAGAACGATAACGTGATCGGAGATATCGCGCTGCAGGATATGGATGCCTTAAGCCGCAGCGCCAATATCCGGATCGCGATTAACGATGCAGAGCATCAAGGCAAGGGTTACGGCAGCGAAGCTCTCCGATTGATGCTGGATTACGGCTTCGGCATCTGCAACCTGCACCGTATCGAGCTCAATGTGTATGCCTACAATGAACGGGCGCAGCGCTGCTACGAAAATGTCGGCTTCCGTCAAGAAGGCGTTCAACGCGACGTTTTGTTCTACAATCATCAGTACCATGATTCGATTCTGATGAGCATGCTGGAGGATGAGTATCGCGAACGATACCTGAAACCGCAATAA
- a CDS encoding glycosyltransferase family 2 protein, with protein MQPEISIIVPFYNVENYIRKCVESILAQSFKDFELILIDDGSPDNCSAICEEYAARDERIKLMHKPNGGLSDARNFGLDAATGKYIGFIDSDDWITPNMFEVLHREITRHEADIAISCHYSELDGQAERMNDFGQTAVLNNTEAIEEIIVDGRIKSYAWDKLYRRELFDTVRFPVGVTFEDILTTYKLFVQATRVVLVNEPTYYYVKRGDSITGFTSARKLIEKFHAVLEKHEALMKIYSGKISQPVWETSVNNMIHEGMDLYNFFLREKDQSGSRSAAREVEDFVKKNLSFILAAKNVDLRSKAFALMVSKTKFMYNYMYSNFTFLRKNGDTAKEKPVK; from the coding sequence ATGCAGCCGGAAATCAGTATCATCGTTCCCTTCTACAATGTGGAGAACTACATCCGCAAATGCGTGGAATCCATTCTGGCTCAGAGCTTTAAGGACTTCGAGCTGATTCTGATCGACGACGGCTCTCCCGACAACTGCTCCGCCATTTGTGAGGAATATGCGGCGCGAGACGAGCGGATCAAGCTGATGCACAAGCCGAACGGCGGACTATCCGACGCCCGGAATTTCGGACTTGACGCGGCAACGGGCAAGTATATCGGCTTCATTGACTCGGATGACTGGATTACCCCGAACATGTTCGAGGTGCTCCACCGGGAGATAACCCGGCATGAAGCGGACATTGCGATCAGCTGTCATTACAGCGAGCTTGATGGTCAAGCCGAGCGGATGAACGACTTCGGACAGACGGCCGTGCTGAACAACACCGAGGCGATCGAAGAGATTATCGTGGACGGGCGGATCAAGAGCTATGCCTGGGATAAATTATACCGGCGCGAGCTGTTCGATACAGTGCGCTTTCCGGTTGGCGTTACATTCGAGGATATTTTGACGACGTACAAGCTGTTCGTTCAGGCCACCAGGGTAGTTCTGGTCAACGAACCGACCTATTACTACGTCAAGCGCGGCGACAGCATCACCGGCTTCACCAGCGCCCGGAAGCTGATCGAGAAATTCCATGCGGTGCTTGAGAAGCATGAAGCTCTCATGAAGATCTACAGCGGGAAGATCAGCCAGCCCGTGTGGGAGACATCGGTTAACAATATGATTCATGAAGGAATGGACCTCTACAACTTCTTCCTGCGTGAAAAAGATCAGAGCGGTTCCCGAAGCGCGGCGCGCGAGGTCGAGGATTTTGTGAAGAAGAATCTGTCCTTCATCCTGGCCGCCAAAAATGTGGATCTCAGATCCAAAGCCTTCGCACTTATGGTGAGCAAGACGAAATTCATGTACAACTATATGTACAGCAATTTTACGTTTCTCCGCAAAAACGGCGATACCGCCAAGGAGAAGCCGGTCAAGTAG
- a CDS encoding Lsa family ABC-F type ribosomal protection protein: MSVIQVSDLTFAYEGSYDNIFEHASFQLDTDWRLGFTGRNGRGKTTFMNLLLGKYEYSGTISASVDFEYFPFPVEDKEANTLDIVEGAVPDLQLWELMRELSLLEVSDDVLYRPFASLSNGEQTKVLLAALFLKENSFLLIDEPTNHLDMNARRLVSEYLSRKRGFILVSHDRAFLDRCVDHILSINKTTIEVQKGNFSDWWDNKERRDSYELAENERLRKDIRRLEDSARQKSGWSHEVEKTKNGTRNSGSKLDKGYVGHKAAKMMKRSKSIEQRQQSAIEEKSGLLKDLESSESLKLSPLLYHKSRLVELDNVSIAYGERLICEDISFSVDQGERIALSGKNGSGKSSVLKLICGESLAHTGTLRMGSQLRISYVSQDTSDLKGDLSGYARDCGINESLFKSILRKLDFARVQFEKDMASYSGGQKKKVLIARSLCEKAHLYIWDEPLNFIDVLSRMQIEELLLEYQPTLLFVEHDSEFRRNVATRVIEI, from the coding sequence ATGTCCGTAATTCAAGTATCGGATTTAACTTTTGCCTATGAGGGCAGCTACGATAACATCTTCGAGCACGCCAGCTTTCAATTGGATACCGATTGGAGGCTGGGATTTACCGGGAGAAACGGCAGGGGCAAGACGACCTTCATGAACCTGCTCCTCGGCAAATACGAATACAGCGGAACGATTTCCGCTTCTGTCGATTTTGAGTATTTTCCTTTTCCTGTCGAAGACAAGGAAGCGAATACACTTGATATTGTGGAAGGCGCTGTTCCGGATCTTCAGCTCTGGGAGCTGATGCGGGAACTCTCGCTGCTGGAGGTGTCTGACGATGTGCTGTACCGGCCGTTTGCTTCCCTGTCGAATGGGGAACAGACGAAGGTGCTGCTTGCGGCACTTTTTTTGAAGGAGAACAGCTTTCTGTTAATTGATGAACCGACCAATCACCTTGATATGAACGCCAGAAGGCTGGTCAGCGAATATTTGAGCAGGAAGAGAGGATTTATTCTGGTATCTCATGACCGGGCCTTTCTGGACCGCTGTGTGGATCATATTCTTTCTATTAATAAGACCACGATCGAAGTGCAGAAGGGCAATTTCTCCGACTGGTGGGACAACAAAGAAAGGCGCGACAGCTATGAGCTGGCGGAGAACGAAAGGCTGAGGAAGGATATCAGGCGGCTGGAGGACTCTGCAAGGCAAAAAAGCGGCTGGTCCCATGAGGTGGAGAAGACGAAGAACGGGACAAGGAACTCCGGCTCCAAGCTGGATAAGGGGTATGTCGGACACAAGGCCGCCAAAATGATGAAGCGCTCCAAATCGATCGAGCAAAGGCAGCAATCGGCCATCGAAGAGAAGTCCGGGCTTCTCAAGGATCTGGAATCTTCGGAGAGTCTCAAGCTGTCGCCGCTTCTGTATCATAAGAGCCGGCTTGTAGAGCTGGACAACGTATCGATTGCCTATGGGGAACGGCTAATCTGCGAAGATATCAGCTTCTCGGTGGATCAGGGCGAGCGGATTGCGTTGTCCGGCAAGAACGGCTCCGGCAAGTCCAGCGTTCTGAAGCTGATATGCGGCGAGTCTCTCGCTCATACCGGAACGCTCCGTATGGGGAGCCAGCTCCGCATCTCTTATGTCTCCCAGGATACCTCGGATTTAAAAGGCGATTTATCCGGCTACGCCCGGGACTGCGGAATTAACGAAAGCCTGTTCAAATCCATTCTGAGGAAGCTGGATTTCGCCAGAGTCCAGTTCGAGAAGGATATGGCGTCCTACAGCGGCGGACAAAAGAAGAAGGTGCTCATCGCGAGAAGCCTTTGCGAGAAGGCCCACCTGTACATTTGGGATGAGCCTCTCAATTTTATCGACGTGCTCTCCCGCATGCAGATTGAGGAGCTGCTGCTGGAGTACCAGCCCACGCTTCTCTTCGTGGAGCATGACAGCGAATTCCGCCGGAATGTCGCTACCCGGGTGATCGAGATTTAG